One Alphaproteobacteria bacterium genomic window carries:
- a CDS encoding NAD-dependent epimerase/dehydratase family protein, with protein MTTEQTPNQPAPPQQTVPQQTLVTGATGFIGAAVTRALLAAGHRVRILTRPDNDRRNLAGLDIEIAEGNLLDHDSLTRALAGCDALFHIAADYRIWVPNPAAMYQANVEGTQALMNAALLMGVKRIVYTSSVAVLGSNADGTSADETTPSHVGGMIGHYKRSKFLAEETVKAMIAEKGLPAVIVNPSAPIGPRDIKPTPTGRMIVEAMHGRMPAFVDTGLNVVHVDDVAIGHVLAYDRGEVGERYILGGENLLLRDILRHVAEITGRKPPTLALPRGLIYPIAFGAELAARITGRDPFVTIDGLNMARKKMFFSIKKAESRLGYRARAAYDAILDAVNWFKQNNY; from the coding sequence ATGACAACCGAGCAGACCCCAAACCAGCCAGCCCCGCCGCAGCAAACCGTCCCGCAGCAAACCCTTGTGACCGGCGCGACCGGCTTCATCGGCGCGGCCGTGACGCGCGCGCTTCTGGCCGCAGGGCACCGGGTCCGGATCCTGACCCGGCCGGACAACGACAGGCGCAACCTGGCGGGGCTTGATATCGAGATCGCGGAAGGCAACCTGCTGGATCACGATTCCCTGACCCGCGCGCTGGCAGGATGCGACGCGCTGTTTCATATCGCCGCCGATTACCGCATCTGGGTGCCTAACCCCGCCGCTATGTACCAGGCCAATGTGGAAGGCACGCAGGCGCTGATGAACGCCGCGCTTTTGATGGGCGTTAAGCGCATCGTGTACACCAGTTCCGTTGCCGTGCTGGGCAGCAACGCCGATGGCACGTCGGCTGACGAAACCACGCCTTCGCATGTTGGCGGCATGATCGGGCATTACAAGCGATCCAAATTCCTGGCCGAGGAAACGGTGAAAGCGATGATCGCGGAAAAGGGCTTGCCCGCCGTGATCGTCAACCCTTCCGCCCCGATCGGCCCACGCGATATCAAGCCGACGCCGACCGGGCGCATGATCGTCGAGGCCATGCATGGCCGCATGCCCGCCTTCGTCGATACCGGTTTGAACGTGGTTCATGTGGACGATGTCGCGATCGGCCACGTTCTGGCTTATGACCGCGGCGAGGTGGGCGAGCGATACATTCTTGGCGGCGAGAATCTTCTGCTGCGCGATATTCTGCGCCACGTGGCCGAGATCACCGGGCGCAAACCGCCCACGCTGGCGCTGCCGCGCGGGCTTATCTACCCCATTGCCTTCGGGGCCGAGCTGGCCGCGCGCATCACGGGCCGCGACCCGTTCGTGACCATTGATGGCCTGAATATGGCCAGAAAGAAGATGTTTTTCAGCATCAAGAAGGCGGAAAGCCGGCTTGGTTATCGCGCCCGCGCGGCGTATGATGCCATCCTTGATGCCGTAAACTGGTTCAAGCAAAACAATTACTGA
- a CDS encoding type II/IV secretion system family protein encodes MNETTRPPEEAEGNTDEQVTPRHYELAVAEQAVHRMRGRYLSIDDILRRNGFKSDVRPTQIEGKATRENLTAQALRLYVPAAQQAAMGVVLLELRDGVLRIAVGDRIDDADVARITNALKRANRAVEKVDVEPWDRAELSRLMREQSEMAGERLLRLFAALTRDPDNAVSVEQSVNDILAEALQSRTSDIHLTLQEDDTRCWIRYRVDGDIIYKHLIPSHVMAPIVTRIKTDSKMDAADRQHPQDGRLGFEWQGRMIDVRVACLPVAPGGEKLTLRLLDRENLRSFDELFMHAPMVADRLRRTVHGHTKDGGLIIVSGPTGSGKSTTLYGIIQEIDRAARAVYSVEAPVEYDMPLVDQTSVTDNSANDIASIIRALMRHDPDVIIVGEMRDSDTVEAALRATESGHLVITTVHAVDALHTLDRVDGFLSSAYRTSGLYILGHALVGSLSQRLVKTVCPACHKTVNAIEAMGDEERCRELEIPPDARVALASKEGCDLCNHRGFLGRTLALEALFPPEDQASRRAITEMMVSNVTNSIAEIPGTIYIPRRDSIRDLITRRAIDAHMGAALLVEEAATRQARGH; translated from the coding sequence ATGAACGAAACCACGCGTCCTCCCGAAGAAGCCGAAGGCAACACCGATGAACAGGTCACGCCGCGGCATTATGAACTTGCGGTGGCCGAACAGGCCGTGCACCGCATGCGCGGCCGTTATCTTTCGATCGACGATATCCTCCGCCGCAACGGATTCAAGTCGGACGTTCGCCCGACACAGATAGAAGGCAAGGCGACGCGCGAAAACCTCACCGCGCAGGCGCTGCGTCTTTATGTTCCGGCGGCGCAGCAAGCGGCGATGGGGGTTGTGCTGCTTGAATTGCGCGATGGCGTGCTGCGCATCGCCGTGGGCGACAGGATCGACGATGCCGATGTGGCCCGCATCACCAATGCGCTGAAGCGCGCCAACCGCGCGGTCGAGAAGGTGGATGTCGAGCCGTGGGACCGCGCCGAACTTTCGCGCCTGATGCGCGAACAATCGGAAATGGCGGGCGAACGCCTGCTGCGTCTGTTCGCCGCGCTGACGCGCGATCCGGATAACGCGGTTTCGGTCGAACAATCGGTCAACGATATTCTTGCCGAAGCGTTGCAAAGCCGCACGTCGGATATCCATCTTACGTTGCAGGAAGACGATACGCGCTGCTGGATCCGGTACCGGGTTGACGGCGATATCATCTATAAGCATCTGATCCCGTCGCATGTGATGGCGCCGATCGTCACGCGTATCAAAACCGATTCTAAAATGGACGCCGCCGACCGCCAGCATCCGCAGGACGGACGTCTCGGTTTCGAATGGCAGGGCCGTATGATCGACGTTCGTGTCGCGTGCTTGCCTGTCGCGCCAGGCGGCGAAAAGCTCACGCTCCGTTTGCTCGATCGTGAAAACCTGCGTTCGTTCGACGAACTCTTCATGCACGCGCCGATGGTGGCCGATCGTTTGCGCCGCACGGTGCACGGCCATACCAAGGACGGCGGCTTGATTATCGTGTCCGGTCCTACGGGTTCTGGTAAATCGACAACGCTATACGGCATCATTCAGGAAATCGACCGCGCCGCCCGCGCCGTCTATTCGGTCGAAGCGCCGGTCGAATACGATATGCCGCTGGTCGATCAAACTTCGGTGACCGATAATTCCGCCAACGACATCGCCTCGATCATCCGCGCGCTGATGCGGCACGATCCGGACGTTATCATCGTCGGCGAAATGCGCGATAGCGATACGGTGGAAGCCGCGCTGCGCGCCACGGAATCGGGCCATTTGGTTATCACGACGGTGCACGCGGTTGACGCGCTGCACACGCTTGATCGCGTTGACGGCTTTCTCAGCTCCGCCTACCGCACCAGCGGTCTTTACATCCTCGGTCACGCGCTGGTGGGCTCGCTCTCGCAGCGCCTCGTCAAAACCGTATGCCCCGCCTGCCATAAAACCGTGAACGCAATAGAGGCCATGGGCGATGAAGAGCGTTGCCGCGAACTTGAAATTCCGCCCGATGCGCGCGTGGCGCTGGCCAGCAAGGAAGGCTGCGATTTGTGCAACCATCGCGGGTTCCTCGGCCGGACGCTGGCGCTCGAAGCGCTGTTCCCGCCCGAAGATCAGGCAAGCCGCCGCGCCATTACGGAAATGATGGTGTCGAATGTCACCAACTCCATCGCCGAAATCCCGGGCACGATCTATATTCCGCGCCGCGATTCAATCCGCGATCTGATCACGCGCCGCGCGATCGACGCCCATATGGGCGCCGCGCTGCTGGTCGAAGAAGCCGCGACGCGGCAGGCGCGCGGCCATTAA
- a CDS encoding TIGR03118 family protein: MIIRPLILAGVALAISAAPSQAAGYKLINLVANKQIYEPQLIDERMLNAWGLAIRPAGAGGHFWINNTDSGTNSMYIGDVNGVALHQDKTPFINIAAPAGQTEPSHPTGDVFNGRDDEFIVTHDGITGPSKFIFATEEGSIVGWTENKKEDGSFIRPVNSITMVDNSKKGAIYKGMAISEGLDHNRLYLADFGNKRIDVFDSAFKPMTLGKEAFAVPAGTIPANYAPFNIQALNGTLYIVYAELSKEPGEETKGAGKGYVAAFDYNGKFIRALEGAGKLDAPWGIAAAPDGFGKHSGHLLVGNFGDGTIVAFDPDSGKQIDYLRRPDGKPIMIDGLWAMLFGNGVHLGEKNHLYFTAGPADEADGVFGKLVAVE, translated from the coding sequence ATGATTATCCGCCCCCTTATTCTTGCCGGCGTCGCCCTTGCCATTTCCGCCGCGCCTTCGCAGGCCGCAGGCTATAAGCTGATCAACCTTGTCGCGAACAAGCAGATCTATGAACCGCAATTGATCGACGAGCGCATGCTCAACGCGTGGGGCCTTGCTATCCGCCCCGCCGGCGCTGGCGGCCATTTCTGGATCAACAACACCGATAGCGGCACCAACAGCATGTATATCGGCGACGTGAACGGCGTCGCGCTGCATCAGGATAAAACGCCCTTCATCAACATCGCCGCACCCGCAGGGCAGACCGAACCTTCGCACCCCACGGGCGACGTGTTCAATGGCCGCGACGACGAATTTATCGTGACGCATGACGGCATCACGGGGCCGAGCAAGTTTATCTTCGCCACCGAGGAAGGCTCCATCGTCGGCTGGACCGAAAACAAGAAGGAAGACGGCAGCTTCATCCGCCCCGTCAACTCCATCACCATGGTCGATAACAGCAAGAAGGGCGCGATATACAAGGGCATGGCGATTTCCGAAGGGCTCGACCACAACCGGCTTTACCTCGCGGATTTCGGCAACAAGCGCATCGATGTGTTCGATAGCGCTTTCAAGCCCATGACGCTTGGCAAGGAAGCCTTTGCCGTACCCGCCGGGACCATCCCCGCCAATTATGCGCCTTTTAACATTCAGGCGCTGAACGGCACGCTTTACATTGTGTATGCCGAGCTTTCGAAGGAGCCGGGCGAGGAAACCAAGGGCGCAGGCAAAGGCTATGTGGCCGCGTTCGATTACAACGGGAAGTTCATTCGCGCACTTGAAGGCGCGGGCAAGCTCGATGCGCCCTGGGGCATCGCCGCCGCACCGGACGGCTTCGGTAAGCATAGCGGGCATTTGCTGGTCGGAAATTTCGGCGACGGCACCATCGTCGCGTTCGACCCGGACAGCGGCAAGCAGATCGATTACCTGCGCCGCCCGGATGGCAAGCCGATCATGATCGATGGGTTATGGGCCATGCTGTTCGGCAACGGCGTGCATTTGGGTGAAAAGAACCACCTTTACTTCACCGCCGGCCCGGCCGACGAAGCGGACGGCGTGTTCGGCAAGCTGGTCGCGGTGGAATAA
- a CDS encoding glycosyltransferase: protein MTSLALLSLIGWLYLTFLHGRRFWQPFFLPETAPRGYWPSVTVIVPARDEAQELPKTLPSLLQQDYPGTWRVLLLDDHSSDGTADVARKIANELGLAKRLEVIAASEPKDGWTGKVSAMQAGQEHADSDFVLFTDADIRHPAHNIRRLVTQAETQSADLVSLMVKLHCASRAEKILIPAFVYFFQMLYPFRLANDHDSAIAAAAGGVMLVRKSALDKVEGLIAIRRALIDDCELAKLIKHKSLPGAYARTLLALSNDTESVRAYGETGPIWQMIARTAFTQLKHSVFLLLACVLGMAILFIAPLAAILFAGLWGKLFALLAIAAMAFTYLPMIRLYGLPPAWTLALPAAGAVYIGATCDSARLTWAGAGGEWKGRTEARR from the coding sequence ATGACATCCCTCGCACTCCTGAGCCTGATCGGCTGGCTATACCTTACATTTCTCCACGGACGCCGGTTCTGGCAGCCCTTCTTCCTGCCGGAAACCGCGCCGCGCGGTTACTGGCCTTCCGTCACCGTGATCGTGCCCGCGCGCGACGAGGCACAGGAACTGCCCAAGACGCTGCCTTCCCTTTTGCAGCAGGATTACCCCGGCACATGGCGCGTGCTTTTGCTTGACGACCACAGCAGCGACGGCACGGCGGACGTGGCGCGCAAGATCGCGAACGAACTCGGGCTCGCGAAGCGGCTTGAAGTTATTGCGGCATCCGAACCCAAGGATGGCTGGACCGGCAAGGTCAGCGCCATGCAGGCAGGGCAGGAACACGCCGACAGCGATTTTGTGTTGTTCACCGATGCCGATATCAGGCACCCAGCACATAATATCCGCCGCCTTGTGACGCAGGCGGAAACGCAAAGCGCCGATCTTGTTTCGCTGATGGTCAAGCTGCATTGCGCCAGCCGGGCGGAAAAAATCCTGATCCCCGCTTTCGTATATTTTTTCCAGATGCTGTATCCCTTCCGGCTCGCGAACGACCACGATAGCGCGATCGCCGCGGCGGCGGGCGGCGTGATGCTGGTGCGCAAGAGCGCGCTTGACAAGGTCGAAGGCTTGATCGCGATCCGCCGCGCGCTGATCGACGATTGTGAACTGGCGAAACTGATCAAGCACAAAAGCCTGCCCGGCGCGTATGCACGCACATTGCTGGCGCTGAGCAACGATACGGAAAGCGTACGCGCATACGGCGAAACCGGCCCGATCTGGCAAATGATCGCGCGCACCGCCTTCACACAGCTTAAACATTCGGTCTTTCTTTTGCTCGCTTGCGTGCTCGGGATGGCGATTTTGTTCATCGCGCCGCTGGCGGCGATTTTGTTCGCAGGGCTTTGGGGCAAGCTGTTCGCGTTGCTGGCCATCGCGGCGATGGCCTTCACCTATCTGCCGATGATCCGGCTTTACGGGTTGCCGCCTGCCTGGACGCTGGCGCTGCCCGCGGCGGGCGCAGTTTATATCGGCGCGACGTGCGATTCCGCTCGCCTGACATGGGCGGGTGCGGGCGGCGAATGGAAGGGCCGCACCGAGGCGCGCCGGTAA
- a CDS encoding NAD(P)-binding protein, with product MHKEHHIHVVGAGLAGLSTALHLAMSGFRVSLYEASLLAGGRCRSYFDRELGCRIDNGNHLVLSGNMVMMDYLFFTGAEDTLAGPDEPVFPFADVAHGGRWVVRMNKGMVPWWIFSPRHRVPETRTADYASIVKLFTARDDDTIEGLLGGYGTLYKRFWEPLTVAVLNTEPANAAAKLMTNVFAQTFGAGGKACMPRIPKIGLSETFVDPCLKKLQAMKVSVHLGQRLRAVEMDAERVNGLNFGGATLKMGPKDWVVLATPAWVTGELVPALTVPNDFRAIVNAHYRIDVPRTQAGFCGIIGGVAEWIFAKPGVVSVTVSAAERYVDLPASTCAAMIWADVAKLYGLDPDTIPPHRIVKEKRATFAATPEQVKRRPRAWTQWKNLVLAGDWTDTSLPSTIEGSIRSGLKAAQVLTRWAS from the coding sequence ATGCATAAAGAACATCATATTCACGTCGTTGGCGCCGGTCTGGCCGGGCTCTCTACCGCACTGCACCTGGCCATGAGCGGCTTCAGGGTTTCGCTTTATGAAGCCAGCCTGTTGGCGGGCGGGCGCTGCCGTTCCTATTTCGATCGCGAGCTCGGTTGCCGGATCGATAACGGCAACCATCTCGTGCTTTCCGGCAACATGGTGATGATGGATTATCTGTTTTTCACCGGCGCCGAAGATACGCTGGCGGGACCGGACGAGCCGGTTTTCCCGTTCGCCGACGTCGCGCATGGCGGGCGATGGGTCGTGCGCATGAACAAGGGCATGGTGCCGTGGTGGATTTTCTCCCCCCGCCATCGCGTGCCGGAAACCAGAACGGCCGACTACGCCTCGATCGTCAAGCTGTTCACCGCGCGCGACGACGACACGATCGAAGGGCTGCTGGGCGGCTATGGCACGCTGTATAAACGTTTCTGGGAGCCATTGACGGTCGCGGTGCTGAACACGGAACCCGCCAACGCCGCCGCGAAGCTGATGACCAACGTGTTCGCGCAAACCTTCGGCGCGGGCGGCAAGGCTTGCATGCCGCGCATTCCCAAAATCGGGCTTTCCGAAACATTCGTCGATCCGTGTTTGAAAAAGCTGCAGGCGATGAAGGTTTCCGTGCATCTGGGGCAGCGGCTGCGCGCGGTCGAGATGGATGCCGAACGCGTGAACGGGCTGAATTTCGGCGGCGCGACGCTGAAGATGGGCCCGAAGGATTGGGTCGTGCTGGCGACACCGGCATGGGTAACGGGCGAACTGGTGCCCGCGCTTACGGTGCCGAACGATTTCCGCGCGATCGTCAACGCGCATTACCGCATCGATGTGCCGCGCACGCAGGCCGGGTTTTGCGGCATCATCGGCGGCGTAGCGGAATGGATTTTCGCCAAGCCGGGCGTGGTTTCGGTGACCGTGAGTGCGGCCGAACGTTATGTCGATCTGCCCGCTTCCACCTGCGCCGCAATGATCTGGGCTGATGTGGCGAAGCTTTACGGGCTCGACCCCGATACAATCCCGCCGCACCGGATCGTGAAAGAAAAACGCGCGACCTTCGCCGCCACGCCCGAACAGGTGAAGCGCCGCCCGCGCGCATGGACACAGTGGAAAAACCTCGTGCTCGCCGGCGACTGGACCGATACCAGCCTGCCTTCCACCATCGAAGGCTCGATCCGCAGCGGCCTGAAAGCGGCGCAGGTTCTAACAAGATGGGCCAGTTAG
- the hpnC gene encoding squalene synthase HpnC, which yields MTAHAPDAPRATETPSGKGAGDENFPVGSWLIRPDARRHVHAFYGFARASDDVADNPMLEAKEKISRLDRFAAVLCDKADAGDDVPSAVHMRESLRETGITPQHCLDLLTAFRRDAIKLRYKDWDDLVDYCRYSAAPVGRFVLALHGTGEEAWPANDALCSTLQIINHMQDCTKDYAALDRVYIPQDMLAARGAAIGDIAAEQSSAALRATFDDMLGLLGPMLKQARMLPRQAGDMRLRIETSIICVLADDLVKLLARRDPLADNVKLGKPAAALAALRGLLTAWL from the coding sequence ATGACGGCGCATGCGCCGGACGCGCCGCGCGCGACCGAAACGCCGAGCGGCAAGGGCGCGGGCGATGAAAACTTTCCTGTCGGATCCTGGCTGATCCGCCCCGATGCCCGCCGCCACGTGCACGCCTTTTACGGCTTCGCCCGCGCATCGGACGATGTGGCGGATAACCCGATGCTGGAAGCCAAGGAAAAAATTTCGCGCCTTGATCGCTTCGCCGCCGTGCTGTGCGACAAGGCGGATGCGGGCGACGATGTGCCTTCGGCCGTGCACATGCGCGAAAGTCTGCGCGAAACCGGCATCACACCGCAGCATTGCCTCGATCTCCTGACCGCCTTCCGCCGCGACGCCATCAAGTTGCGCTACAAGGATTGGGACGATCTGGTCGATTATTGCCGCTATTCCGCCGCACCGGTCGGGCGCTTTGTGCTGGCGCTGCACGGCACCGGCGAAGAAGCATGGCCCGCCAACGACGCGCTTTGCAGCACGCTGCAGATCATCAACCACATGCAGGATTGCACCAAGGATTACGCCGCGCTCGACCGCGTTTATATTCCGCAGGATATGCTGGCGGCCCGCGGGGCGGCAATCGGCGATATTGCCGCCGAACAATCGAGCGCTGCGCTGCGCGCCACGTTCGACGATATGCTCGGCCTGCTCGGCCCGATGCTGAAACAGGCGCGCATGCTGCCGCGCCAGGCCGGCGACATGCGGTTGCGGATCGAAACTTCGATCATCTGCGTGCTGGCGGACGATCTTGTGAAGCTTCTGGCGCGCCGCGACCCGCTGGCGGATAACGTAAAGCTGGGCAAGCCCGCCGCCGCCTTGGCGGCGCTGCGCGGTTTGCTGACGGCATGGCTATGA
- the hpnD gene encoding presqualene diphosphate synthase HpnD (HpnD is found regularly in a locus responsible for the biosynthesis of squalene from farnesyl diphosphate, and is now recognized to function as a presqualene diphosphate synthase (EC 2.5.1.103).), with the protein MTAAAININNPAAAMRARVRASRSSFTAGMMALPRARRDAMYALYGFCREVDDIADDGPNEQARRAGLALWRTRIARLFRENTAEDAITQALQPAVAAYGLAEEDFQAIIDGMEMDAGAPICKPSMAKLDTYCDRVASAVGRASVRIFGDSSAQAMRVAHHLGRALQLTNILRDLNEDARRGRLYLPHELLYKHGMADATPRMVLAHVDLPRVCRDLAEVALGHFREARDAMRQCDRRAMRPARIMGAYYRAILDRLIEQDWQETRKRVELPLWRKIWLALSSL; encoded by the coding sequence ATGACGGCGGCGGCAATAAACATAAACAACCCCGCAGCGGCGATGCGGGCGCGCGTGCGCGCATCGCGCTCATCCTTTACCGCCGGCATGATGGCGCTGCCCCGCGCGCGGCGCGACGCCATGTATGCCTTGTATGGATTTTGCCGCGAGGTGGACGATATCGCGGACGACGGCCCGAACGAGCAGGCGCGCCGCGCCGGGCTCGCGCTCTGGCGCACGCGCATCGCGCGCCTGTTCCGGGAAAACACGGCCGAAGACGCGATCACGCAGGCGCTGCAACCCGCCGTCGCCGCCTACGGGCTGGCGGAGGAGGATTTTCAGGCGATCATCGACGGCATGGAGATGGATGCGGGCGCACCCATCTGCAAACCGAGCATGGCCAAGCTCGATACCTATTGCGACCGGGTTGCGAGCGCGGTCGGGCGCGCTTCGGTCCGGATTTTCGGCGACAGCAGCGCACAGGCGATGCGGGTTGCGCACCATTTGGGGCGCGCGCTGCAGCTTACCAACATTTTGCGCGATCTGAACGAAGATGCGCGGCGCGGCAGGCTGTATTTGCCGCACGAACTTTTGTATAAACACGGCATGGCCGATGCGACCCCGCGCATGGTGCTGGCGCATGTGGATTTGCCGCGCGTGTGCCGCGACCTTGCCGAAGTCGCACTCGGTCATTTCCGCGAGGCGCGCGACGCCATGCGGCAATGCGACCGGCGCGCCATGCGCCCCGCGCGCATCATGGGCGCCTATTACCGTGCCATCCTTGACCGCCTGATCGAACAGGATTGGCAGGAAACCCGCAAACGCGTGGAATTGCCGCTGTGGCGGAAAATTTGGCTGGCGCTTTCGAGCCTATAG